A genomic segment from Streptomyces sp. NBC_00237 encodes:
- the gatB gene encoding Asp-tRNA(Asn)/Glu-tRNA(Gln) amidotransferase subunit GatB produces the protein MTVTTDLVSYEDALATYDPVMGLEVHVELGTKTKMFCGCSTELGQDANTQTCPTCLGLPGALPVVNEIGVESAIKIGLALNCEIAEWCRFARKNYFYPDMPKNFQTSQYDEPIAFNGYLDVQLEDGEIFRVEIERAHMEEDTGKSTHVGGATGRIHGASHSLLDYNRAGIPLIEIVTKPIEGAGERAPEVAKAYVAELREVIKALDVSEARMDKGQMRCDVNLSLRPHGRERFGTRSETKNVNSLRSVERAARFEIQRHAAVLNAGGTIIQETRHFHEEDGSTTSGRIKDNAEDYRYFPEPDLVPVAPAREWVEELRAGLPEMPRVRRNRLREEWGVNEHDMQSILNAGAVDPIVATIEAGADSASARKWWMGELARNANETGRAIDELPITPAQVARVTALVAAGDLNDKLARQVIEGVLAGEGGPDEVVEKRGLKVVSDDGALGAAVDEAIASNAAIADKIRGGKVAAAGALVGAVMKTTRGQADAARVRELILEKLGVEG, from the coding sequence GTGACTGTCACCACCGACCTCGTGTCGTACGAGGACGCCCTCGCGACGTACGACCCCGTCATGGGTCTTGAGGTCCACGTCGAGCTCGGCACCAAGACCAAGATGTTCTGCGGCTGCTCCACCGAGCTCGGCCAGGACGCGAACACCCAGACCTGCCCGACCTGTCTCGGACTGCCCGGCGCCCTGCCGGTCGTCAACGAGATCGGCGTCGAGTCGGCCATCAAGATCGGCCTCGCGCTCAACTGCGAGATCGCCGAGTGGTGCCGCTTCGCCCGGAAGAACTACTTCTATCCGGACATGCCGAAGAACTTCCAGACCTCCCAGTACGACGAGCCCATCGCCTTCAACGGCTACCTCGACGTACAGCTGGAGGACGGCGAGATCTTCCGCGTGGAGATCGAGCGCGCCCACATGGAGGAGGACACCGGCAAGTCCACGCACGTGGGTGGCGCGACCGGCCGCATCCACGGCGCCTCGCACTCGCTGCTCGACTACAACCGCGCGGGCATCCCGCTCATCGAGATCGTCACCAAGCCGATCGAGGGAGCGGGCGAGCGCGCCCCCGAGGTCGCCAAGGCGTACGTCGCCGAGCTGCGCGAGGTCATCAAGGCGCTCGACGTGTCCGAGGCCCGCATGGACAAGGGCCAGATGCGCTGCGACGTGAACCTGTCGCTGCGCCCGCACGGCCGCGAGCGGTTCGGCACCCGCAGCGAGACCAAGAACGTCAACTCGCTGCGCTCCGTCGAGCGCGCCGCACGCTTCGAGATCCAGCGGCACGCCGCCGTTCTCAACGCGGGCGGGACGATCATCCAGGAGACCCGGCACTTCCACGAGGAAGACGGTTCGACGACGTCCGGCCGCATCAAGGACAACGCCGAAGACTACCGCTACTTCCCCGAGCCGGACCTCGTTCCGGTGGCCCCCGCACGCGAGTGGGTCGAGGAACTGCGCGCCGGTCTGCCCGAGATGCCCCGGGTCCGTCGCAACCGGCTCCGCGAGGAGTGGGGGGTCAACGAGCACGACATGCAGTCGATCCTCAACGCCGGTGCGGTCGACCCGATCGTCGCCACCATCGAGGCCGGAGCCGACTCGGCGTCCGCCCGCAAGTGGTGGATGGGCGAGCTGGCCCGCAACGCCAACGAGACCGGCCGCGCGATCGACGAGCTGCCGATCACCCCGGCGCAGGTGGCCCGGGTGACCGCTCTGGTCGCCGCCGGTGACCTGAACGACAAGCTGGCCCGCCAGGTCATCGAGGGCGTCCTCGCAGGTGAGGGCGGCCCCGACGAGGTCGTCGAGAAGCGCGGCCTGAAGGTCGTCTCGGACGACGGCGCGCTGGGCGCGGCCGTGGACGAGGCGATCGCCTCCAACGCGGCCATCGCGGACAAGATCCGCGGCGGCAAGGTCGCGGCGGCGGGTGCTCTCGTCGGCGCCGTCATGAAGACGACCCGGGGTCAGGCGGACGCGGCACGTGTCCGCGAGCTGATCCTGGAGAAGCTGGGCGTCGAGGGCTGA
- the gatA gene encoding Asp-tRNA(Asn)/Glu-tRNA(Gln) amidotransferase subunit GatA yields the protein MTIDIIKLTAAQTAEKIASGELTAVEVTEAHLARIEAVDEKVHAFLHVDREGALAQARAVDEKRAKGEKLGPLAGVPLALKDIFTTEGIPTTVGSKILEGWIPPYDATVTKRLKAADVVILGKTNMDEFAMGSSTENSAYGPTGNPWDLTKIPGGSGGGSSAALAAYEAPLAIGTDTGGSIRQPASVTGTVGVKPTYGAVSRYGMVAFSSSLDQGGPCARTVLDAALLHEVIAGHDPLDSTSIDAPVPPVVEAARNGSVDGMRVGVVKQFRGEGYQAGVIQRFDESVELLKKLGAEIVELDCPSFDLALSAYYLIAPSECSSNLARFDAMRYGLRVGDDGTRSAEDVTALTREAGFGDEVKRRIILGTYALSSGYYDAYYGSAQKVRTLITKDFEKAFEQVDVIVSPTTPTTAFAIGERADDPMAMYLADLCTIPTNMAGNAAMSLPCGLAPEDNMPVGLQIIAPAMKDDRLYKVGAAVEAAFVEKWGHPLLEEAPSL from the coding sequence ATGACGATCGACATCATCAAGCTCACCGCTGCCCAGACGGCGGAGAAGATCGCTTCCGGCGAGCTCACCGCCGTCGAGGTCACCGAGGCCCACCTGGCCCGGATCGAAGCCGTGGACGAGAAGGTCCACGCCTTCCTGCACGTCGACCGCGAGGGCGCCCTCGCGCAGGCCCGCGCCGTCGACGAGAAGCGCGCGAAGGGCGAGAAGCTGGGCCCGCTGGCCGGAGTCCCGCTCGCGCTCAAGGACATCTTCACCACCGAGGGCATCCCGACCACCGTCGGCTCGAAGATCCTCGAAGGCTGGATCCCGCCGTACGACGCGACGGTCACGAAGCGGCTGAAGGCCGCCGACGTCGTCATCCTCGGCAAGACCAACATGGACGAGTTCGCCATGGGGTCGTCCACCGAGAACAGCGCGTACGGTCCGACCGGCAACCCGTGGGACCTCACCAAGATCCCCGGCGGTTCGGGCGGCGGCTCCTCGGCCGCCCTCGCCGCCTACGAGGCCCCGCTCGCCATCGGCACGGACACCGGCGGCTCCATCCGCCAGCCCGCCTCCGTCACCGGCACCGTCGGCGTCAAGCCCACGTACGGCGCGGTCTCCCGCTACGGCATGGTGGCCTTCAGCAGCAGCCTCGACCAGGGCGGGCCCTGCGCCCGTACGGTCCTGGACGCGGCGCTCCTGCACGAGGTCATCGCCGGGCACGACCCGCTCGACTCGACCTCCATCGACGCCCCGGTCCCGCCGGTCGTCGAGGCCGCCCGCAACGGCTCCGTCGACGGCATGCGCGTCGGCGTCGTCAAGCAGTTCCGCGGCGAGGGCTACCAGGCCGGTGTCATCCAGCGCTTCGACGAGTCCGTCGAACTGCTGAAGAAGCTCGGCGCCGAGATCGTCGAGCTGGACTGCCCGTCCTTCGATCTGGCGCTCTCCGCGTACTACCTGATCGCCCCCTCGGAGTGCTCCTCCAACCTGGCCCGCTTCGACGCGATGCGCTACGGCCTGCGCGTCGGCGACGACGGCACGAGGTCCGCCGAGGACGTCACCGCGCTCACCCGCGAGGCCGGGTTCGGCGACGAGGTCAAGCGCCGCATCATCCTCGGTACGTACGCCCTGTCGAGCGGTTACTACGACGCGTACTACGGCAGCGCCCAGAAGGTCCGCACGCTCATCACGAAGGACTTCGAGAAGGCGTTCGAGCAGGTCGACGTGATCGTCTCGCCGACGACGCCGACCACCGCCTTCGCGATCGGCGAGCGCGCCGACGACCCGATGGCGATGTACCTCGCCGACCTGTGCACCATCCCGACGAACATGGCGGGCAACGCCGCCATGTCGCTGCCCTGCGGCCTCGCGCCGGAGGACAACATGCCGGTCGGGCTCCAGATCATCGCCCCCGCGATGAAGGACGACCGCCTGTACAAGGTGGGCGCCGCCGTAGAGGCCGCCTTCGTGGAAAAGTGGGGGCACCCGTTGCTTGAGGAGGCGCCGTCATTGTGA
- the gatC gene encoding Asp-tRNA(Asn)/Glu-tRNA(Gln) amidotransferase subunit GatC, with protein sequence MPGITREEVAHLARLARLELKPEELEHFAGQLDDIIGAVARVSEVADQDVPPTSHPLPLTNVMRKDEVRPSLTPEQALSGAPAQEQQRFKVPQILGED encoded by the coding sequence ATGCCTGGCATCACGCGCGAGGAGGTCGCACACCTCGCACGGCTGGCGCGTCTGGAGCTGAAGCCCGAAGAGCTTGAGCACTTCGCCGGTCAGCTCGACGACATCATCGGCGCGGTCGCCCGCGTCTCCGAGGTCGCCGACCAAGACGTTCCGCCGACCTCCCACCCGCTGCCGCTGACGAACGTCATGCGCAAGGACGAGGTACGCCCGTCGCTCACCCCCGAGCAGGCGCTCTCCGGCGCCCCGGCCCAGGAGCAGCAGCGTTTCAAGGTGCCGCAGATCCTGGGGGAGGACTAA
- a CDS encoding bifunctional diguanylate cyclase/phosphodiesterase, whose protein sequence is MLPAASAGLAALVLGVGIVRTLGQGHALFPAGATGWSLAVLTGVIVGHLVALGRDRWWGGTGSGAALTLAVLLLYGWVPAGLVSLAVVVLVGTARRRRWRQGLLHGAADILGIVAAALTLNLFGDVPTVEHPWQPLGWDWGALPEVVLTAGTYLVVTRLLLWLAQAPQQGRLPSVARTSLVRQGLVAGALLGIAPLICVVAVALPVLLPLFAVPLIALDSTLWIARARAEEQLRDPLTGLPNRQWLLERAWPALEEAESLGSRSALVLIDMDRFRSVNDTLGHLAGDRLLLQIADRLRTALPKGAEAARLGGDEFAVLLPRTESATSAQRIARHLVAELGSPLDLDGLTLVLEASAGVAVFPDHALDAEGLLRRADVAMYQAKRDRSGVEVYESKRDSNTPDRLGLLGDLRRALDAGDVELHYQPKVRFDGQVAGLEALVRWVHPERGRVSPDEFIAIAESSGLMPHLTEYVLETALAQVARWRAQGLFVPVAVNVSPRDVHTPGFAGAVAARLARHGVPAGSLQLEITEHVLLEDPQRAADTLAGLTGHGVKMSLDDFGTGYSSLVHLRRLPVSELKIDRSFVARLAVDNEDAEIVRCTVDLAHSLGLLVVAEGVEDDETWERLRDLRCDAVQGWLVAAAMPPEEATAWLLARGSRGWQRPAELAAAAAAAADSVRVEGE, encoded by the coding sequence ATGCTTCCCGCCGCCTCGGCCGGGCTCGCCGCCCTCGTCCTCGGCGTGGGCATCGTACGAACCCTCGGACAGGGCCACGCCCTGTTCCCCGCCGGGGCGACGGGCTGGTCGCTGGCCGTCCTCACCGGAGTCATCGTCGGCCACCTCGTCGCCCTCGGCCGGGACAGGTGGTGGGGCGGCACGGGATCGGGGGCGGCGCTCACCCTCGCCGTCCTGCTGCTGTACGGATGGGTCCCGGCCGGGCTGGTCAGCCTGGCCGTTGTCGTGCTGGTCGGCACCGCACGCAGGCGCCGCTGGCGGCAGGGCCTGCTGCACGGCGCCGCCGACATCCTCGGCATCGTCGCCGCCGCCCTCACCCTGAACCTCTTCGGCGACGTACCGACCGTGGAGCACCCCTGGCAGCCGCTCGGCTGGGACTGGGGCGCACTGCCCGAAGTGGTCCTCACCGCGGGCACCTACCTGGTGGTGACCCGGCTGCTGCTGTGGCTGGCGCAGGCCCCGCAGCAGGGGCGGCTGCCGTCCGTCGCCCGAACGTCCCTGGTCCGCCAGGGGCTTGTCGCCGGGGCGCTGCTGGGCATCGCCCCGCTGATCTGCGTGGTGGCCGTCGCGCTGCCCGTACTGCTGCCGCTGTTCGCCGTACCGCTGATCGCTCTCGACTCCACCCTCTGGATAGCCAGGGCGCGGGCCGAGGAGCAGTTGCGCGACCCGCTGACGGGGCTGCCCAACCGGCAGTGGCTGCTGGAGCGGGCCTGGCCCGCGCTGGAGGAGGCGGAGTCGCTGGGGTCCAGGTCGGCACTGGTCCTGATCGACATGGACAGGTTCCGCTCGGTGAACGACACCCTCGGTCATCTCGCGGGCGACCGGCTGCTGTTGCAGATAGCCGACCGGCTGCGCACGGCGCTTCCCAAGGGGGCGGAGGCGGCAAGGCTCGGCGGGGACGAGTTCGCCGTACTGCTGCCGCGCACGGAGTCCGCGACGAGTGCGCAGCGCATCGCGCGGCACCTGGTGGCCGAGCTGGGCTCGCCGCTCGACCTGGACGGGCTGACGCTCGTACTGGAGGCGAGCGCCGGGGTGGCCGTCTTCCCGGACCACGCGCTGGACGCGGAGGGGCTGCTGCGGCGGGCGGACGTGGCGATGTACCAGGCGAAGCGGGACCGCAGCGGGGTCGAGGTGTACGAGTCGAAGCGCGACTCCAACACGCCTGACCGGCTCGGGCTGTTGGGGGATCTGAGGCGGGCCCTGGACGCGGGGGACGTCGAACTCCACTACCAGCCCAAGGTGCGCTTCGACGGGCAGGTCGCCGGTCTTGAGGCACTGGTGCGATGGGTGCACCCGGAGCGCGGGCGGGTCTCTCCGGACGAGTTCATCGCCATCGCGGAGTCGTCGGGGCTGATGCCGCATCTGACGGAGTACGTACTGGAGACCGCCTTGGCGCAGGTCGCGCGGTGGCGGGCGCAGGGCCTGTTCGTACCGGTCGCGGTGAACGTCTCGCCGCGCGACGTGCACACGCCGGGCTTCGCGGGAGCGGTCGCGGCGAGGCTGGCGCGGCACGGGGTCCCGGCGGGGTCGTTGCAGCTGGAGATAACCGAGCATGTGCTCCTGGAGGACCCGCAGCGGGCCGCGGACACCCTGGCCGGGCTGACCGGGCACGGCGTGAAGATGTCGCTCGACGACTTCGGGACGGGCTATTCCTCGCTGGTGCACCTGAGGCGGCTGCCGGTGAGCGAGCTGAAGATCGACCGGTCGTTCGTGGCGCGGCTGGCGGTGGACAACGAGGACGCGGAGATCGTGCGGTGCACGGTCGACCTGGCGCACTCGCTGGGGTTGCTGGTGGTCGCGGAGGGCGTCGAGGACGACGAGACGTGGGAGCGGCTGAGGGACCTGCGGTGCGATGCGGTGCAGGGGTGGCTGGTGGCGGCGGCGATGCCTCCGGAGGAGGCGACGGCGTGGTTGCTGGCGCGGGGGTCGAGGGGGTGGCAGCGACCGGCGGAGCTGGCGGCGGCTGCGGCTGCGGCGGCGGATTCGGTGCGGGTGGAGGGGGAGTAG
- the ligA gene encoding NAD-dependent DNA ligase LigA, with amino-acid sequence MAGEQHAAVPAEAREKHARLAEQIEEHRFRYYVNDQPVVSDAEFDKQLRSLQALEEEYSELRTPDSPTQKVAGAYETEFTSVQHRERMLSLDNAFDDEELAAWAERLAGELSGIEYHLLCELKVDGLAVNLTYEKGRLTRAATRGDGRTGEDITPNVRTIAQIPQTLKGDRVPDLVEIRGEVYIPMEEFGELNARLAEAERVAKAEGKAVKEKPFANPRNAAAGSLRQKDPRVSASRPLRMVVHGIGAREGLDIARLSEAYELLGEWGLPTAQANRVVDDLDGVREFIAHIGKNRHSVAEHEIDGVVIKLDEIPLQGRLGSTSRAPRWAIAWKFPPEEVNSKLINIRVGVGRTGRVTPYAQVEPVTVAGSEVEFATLHNQEVVKKKGVLIGDTVVLRKAGDVIPEILGPVADLRDGTEREFVMPAECPECGTALRPMKEGDIDLRCPNAQTCPAQLRERLFYLAGRKSLDIENFGLVAAGALTKPLEPSEPPLLDEGDLFDLTIEQLLPIKAYVLDADSGLPKKDPKTGEDKTATPFTNKEGEPRKNALAMLENIKAAKEMPLARILTGLSVRHVGPVAAEALAREFRSIEKIEQATEEELAGVDGVGGIIAASLKEWFAVDWHQEILRKWRAAGVRMEEEGADEEQGPRPLEGLTVVVTGTLENHTRDGAKESLQNLGAKVTGSVSKKTSFVVVGDSPGSKYDKAMQLKVPVLNEEGFGVLLAEGPEAAREAAVPVVQ; translated from the coding sequence GTGGCTGGCGAACAGCACGCAGCGGTACCCGCAGAGGCACGGGAGAAGCACGCGCGGCTCGCTGAGCAGATCGAGGAGCACCGCTTCCGGTACTACGTCAACGACCAACCGGTCGTCAGCGACGCCGAGTTCGACAAGCAGCTCCGCTCCCTCCAGGCGCTGGAGGAGGAGTACTCCGAGCTGCGCACGCCCGACTCGCCGACCCAGAAGGTCGCCGGGGCGTACGAGACGGAGTTCACCTCCGTCCAGCACCGCGAGCGGATGCTCTCCCTCGACAACGCCTTCGACGACGAGGAGCTCGCCGCCTGGGCCGAGCGCCTCGCGGGTGAGCTCAGCGGCATCGAGTACCACCTGCTGTGCGAGCTCAAGGTCGACGGCCTCGCCGTCAACCTGACGTACGAGAAGGGCAGGCTGACCCGCGCCGCGACCCGGGGCGACGGGCGTACGGGCGAGGACATCACGCCCAACGTGCGGACGATCGCGCAGATCCCGCAGACCCTGAAGGGCGACCGCGTTCCGGATCTGGTCGAGATCCGGGGCGAGGTCTACATCCCGATGGAGGAGTTCGGCGAGCTGAACGCCCGGCTGGCGGAAGCCGAGCGCGTGGCGAAGGCCGAGGGCAAAGCGGTCAAGGAGAAGCCCTTCGCCAACCCGCGCAACGCGGCGGCCGGTTCGCTGCGCCAGAAGGACCCCAGGGTCAGCGCGAGCCGACCGCTGCGAATGGTCGTGCACGGCATCGGCGCCCGCGAGGGCCTCGACATCGCCCGTCTCTCCGAGGCGTACGAACTGCTGGGGGAGTGGGGTCTGCCCACCGCGCAGGCGAACCGGGTGGTCGACGATCTCGACGGCGTACGGGAGTTCATCGCCCACATCGGCAAGAACCGGCACTCCGTCGCCGAGCACGAGATCGACGGCGTCGTGATCAAGCTCGACGAGATCCCGCTCCAGGGACGCCTCGGCTCCACCTCGCGCGCCCCGCGCTGGGCGATCGCCTGGAAGTTCCCGCCGGAGGAGGTCAACTCCAAGCTGATCAACATCCGGGTCGGCGTCGGCCGCACCGGCCGCGTCACTCCGTACGCCCAGGTCGAGCCGGTGACGGTGGCCGGTTCGGAGGTCGAGTTCGCGACGCTCCACAACCAGGAGGTCGTGAAGAAGAAGGGCGTCCTGATCGGCGACACCGTCGTGCTGCGCAAGGCGGGCGACGTGATCCCGGAGATCCTCGGCCCGGTGGCCGACCTGCGGGACGGCACCGAGCGCGAGTTCGTGATGCCCGCCGAGTGCCCCGAGTGCGGGACGGCGCTGCGCCCGATGAAGGAGGGCGACATCGACCTGCGCTGTCCCAACGCGCAGACCTGCCCCGCCCAGTTGCGCGAGCGCCTCTTCTACCTCGCCGGCCGCAAGAGCCTCGACATCGAGAACTTCGGCCTGGTCGCCGCGGGAGCGCTGACCAAGCCCCTGGAACCGAGCGAGCCGCCGCTGCTCGACGAGGGCGACCTCTTCGACCTCACCATCGAACAGCTGCTGCCCATCAAGGCGTACGTCCTGGACGCCGACTCCGGCCTGCCCAAGAAGGACCCGAAGACCGGCGAGGACAAGACCGCCACCCCCTTCACCAACAAGGAGGGCGAACCCCGCAAGAATGCCCTCGCCATGCTGGAGAACATCAAGGCCGCGAAGGAGATGCCGCTCGCCCGCATCCTCACCGGGCTCTCCGTCCGGCACGTGGGCCCCGTCGCCGCCGAGGCGCTGGCCCGCGAGTTCCGGTCGATCGAGAAGATCGAGCAGGCCACCGAGGAAGAGCTGGCGGGGGTCGACGGGGTCGGCGGGATCATCGCCGCCTCGCTCAAGGAGTGGTTCGCGGTCGACTGGCACCAGGAGATCCTCCGCAAGTGGCGGGCCGCCGGGGTCCGGATGGAGGAGGAGGGGGCGGACGAGGAGCAGGGGCCGCGTCCGCTGGAGGGGCTGACCGTCGTCGTCACCGGAACGCTGGAGAACCACACCCGGGATGGCGCGAAAGAGTCCCTACAGAACCTCGGAGCGAAAGTGACCGGTTCCGTTTCGAAGAAGACCTCCTTCGTCGTGGTCGGGGACAGCCCGGGTTCGAAGTACGACAAGGCGATGCAGCTGAAGGTGCCGGTCCTCAACGAGGAAGGATTCGGGGTCCTTCTCGCAGAAGGGCCGGAAGCCGCACGTGAAGCTGCGGTTCCGGTCGTGCAGTAA
- a CDS encoding methionine synthase: MSDQAAQKWWGPATGVGSMPGGDARETARTVTGSFEDFPYLAELPARGPGADMIGRTAGMLAEMYVHLEPSGWRFSDRPGRDTRRARSWLGEDLDALEEFTQGYQGPVKVQAVGPWTLAAALELRGGEASLGDPGACRDLASSLAEGLRGHLAEVRRRIPGGQIVLQLDEPSLIAVLRGQVRSASGYRTYRAPDRQVVEGALRDVLAVHDGPTVVHSCAPDVPFALLRRAGVDGISFDFTLLTERDDDAIGEAVEGGTKLFAGVVASVEGPLSDPGGSVMGVRQLWRRLGLNPGLLYESVVVTPTCGLAGASPAYARAALAHSGRAARSLADNPE, encoded by the coding sequence ATGAGCGACCAGGCTGCACAGAAGTGGTGGGGGCCCGCCACGGGCGTCGGCTCCATGCCCGGCGGCGACGCCCGGGAGACCGCCAGGACCGTCACCGGAAGCTTCGAGGACTTCCCGTACCTCGCCGAGCTGCCCGCGCGCGGGCCCGGCGCGGACATGATCGGCCGCACGGCCGGAATGCTCGCCGAGATGTACGTCCACCTGGAGCCCAGCGGGTGGCGCTTCAGCGACCGGCCGGGCCGCGACACCCGGCGGGCCCGCTCCTGGCTGGGCGAGGACCTGGACGCCCTGGAGGAGTTCACCCAGGGGTACCAGGGGCCGGTCAAGGTGCAGGCGGTGGGGCCGTGGACGCTCGCCGCAGCCCTCGAACTGCGCGGCGGCGAGGCATCGCTCGGCGACCCCGGCGCCTGCCGCGACCTGGCCTCCTCGCTCGCCGAAGGGCTGCGCGGGCACCTCGCGGAGGTCCGGCGGCGCATCCCCGGGGGGCAGATCGTCCTCCAGCTCGACGAGCCCTCGCTCATCGCCGTACTGCGCGGGCAGGTCAGGTCCGCCAGCGGCTACCGCACCTACCGGGCCCCCGACCGGCAGGTCGTGGAGGGCGCCCTGCGCGACGTGCTCGCCGTCCACGACGGGCCGACCGTCGTGCACTCCTGCGCCCCCGACGTCCCGTTCGCGCTGCTGCGCAGGGCGGGCGTGGACGGGATCTCCTTCGACTTCACACTGCTCACCGAGCGTGACGACGACGCGATCGGCGAGGCGGTCGAGGGCGGCACCAAACTCTTCGCGGGCGTCGTGGCGAGCGTGGAAGGACCATTGTCAGACCCGGGCGGTAGCGTCATGGGTGTCAGGCAGTTGTGGCGCAGGCTGGGGCTGAATCCCGGACTTCTGTACGAGTCCGTGGTGGTCACTCCGACGTGCGGGCTGGCCGGGGCTTCCCCGGCGTACGCCCGTGCGGCGCTCGCCCACAGCGGCCGGGCGGCACGGTCGCTCGCGGACAACCCAGAGTGA
- a CDS encoding SDR family oxidoreductase produces the protein MGRMATHVITGAGSGIGAAVARRLHERGDDVVLMARDAGRAKQLAAQLPGARTLVGDLSNPDRLSWAFSHQAMPERVDSLLHIAGVVDLGAVGDLGVRAWHSQLNTNLIAPAELTRLFLPQLRLDKGHVIFVNSGAGLNAHAEWGAYAASKHGLKALADSLRHEEHANGVRVTSVYPGRTASPMQEKVHSQEGTAYDPSKFIAPESVATTILMALDLPRDAEVNDLTVRPGR, from the coding sequence ATGGGGCGCATGGCTACTCATGTGATCACCGGGGCGGGGTCGGGCATCGGCGCCGCCGTCGCCCGCCGTCTGCACGAGCGCGGCGACGACGTCGTCCTCATGGCACGCGACGCGGGCCGCGCCAAGCAACTGGCCGCCCAGCTCCCCGGCGCGCGCACCCTCGTCGGCGACCTGTCCAACCCCGACCGGCTGTCCTGGGCGTTCTCGCACCAGGCGATGCCCGAGCGGGTGGACTCGCTGCTGCACATCGCCGGTGTCGTCGACCTCGGTGCGGTCGGCGACCTGGGCGTGCGCGCCTGGCACAGCCAGCTCAACACCAACCTGATCGCCCCCGCCGAGCTCACCCGGCTCTTCCTGCCGCAACTGCGGCTCGACAAGGGGCACGTGATCTTCGTGAACTCCGGCGCCGGGCTGAACGCGCACGCCGAGTGGGGCGCGTACGCGGCCAGCAAGCACGGTCTGAAGGCCCTGGCGGACTCCCTGCGGCACGAGGAGCACGCCAACGGGGTGCGGGTCACCTCGGTCTACCCCGGGCGCACCGCGAGCCCCATGCAGGAGAAGGTGCACTCGCAGGAGGGCACGGCGTACGACCCGTCGAAGTTCATCGCCCCGGAGTCCGTGGCCACCACGATCCTGATGGCGCTCGACCTGCCGCGCGACGCCGAGGTCAACGACCTGACGGTGCGGCCCGGACGATGA
- a CDS encoding TIGR00730 family Rossman fold protein, giving the protein MNICVFLSAADLDERYTRPAREFAELLGKGGHTLVWGGSDVGLMKVVADGVERAGGRLVGVSVEFLQAKARPQADEMVVAKDLAERKALLLGKSDAIVIMVGGTGTLDEATEILELKKHGLTDKPVVLLNTEGFYDGLKQQFQRMDEEGFLPVPLTDLVFFADDGVAALAYLEESAGVQ; this is encoded by the coding sequence ATGAACATCTGTGTCTTCCTCTCCGCGGCCGACCTCGACGAGCGCTACACCCGCCCCGCCCGGGAGTTCGCCGAACTCCTCGGCAAGGGCGGCCACACCCTGGTCTGGGGCGGTTCCGACGTCGGTCTGATGAAGGTCGTCGCCGACGGGGTCGAGCGGGCGGGCGGCAGGCTCGTCGGGGTGTCCGTCGAGTTTCTCCAGGCGAAGGCCCGCCCGCAGGCCGACGAGATGGTCGTCGCCAAGGACCTCGCCGAGCGCAAGGCCCTGCTCCTCGGCAAGTCCGACGCGATCGTGATCATGGTGGGCGGCACCGGAACGCTCGACGAGGCGACCGAGATCCTGGAGCTGAAGAAGCACGGATTGACGGACAAGCCGGTGGTGCTGCTCAACACAGAGGGTTTCTACGACGGGCTCAAGCAGCAGTTCCAGCGCATGGACGAAGAGGGCTTCCTGCCGGTGCCCCTCACTGACCTGGTCTTCTTCGCCGACGACGGGGTGGCGGCGCTCGCCTACCTGGAGGAGTCCGCCGGGGTCCAGTAG
- a CDS encoding alpha/beta fold hydrolase encodes MSKVISRDGTPLAYERKGEGAPLILVGGAFSTGTAEDPLANLLAPGFSVVTYDRRGRGGSGDTVPYAVAREVEDLAALIEEVGGSACLYGMSSGGALVLRAAAAGLSVPRIAVYEPPFTVLADTRAEKAAYTERLKTLLDEERRGEAVELFLSVVGMPREFVAQMKRAPVWRSFESLAPTLAYDDAVMGDGTVPVERLSALTQPVLVVSGDASPGVMRDAARRTTEAVPDGRHVSLPRQTHDVDPRKLAPVLEEFFTAA; translated from the coding sequence ATGAGCAAAGTGATTTCGCGTGACGGCACCCCTCTCGCGTACGAGCGCAAGGGCGAGGGCGCGCCGCTGATCCTGGTGGGCGGCGCCTTCAGCACGGGTACGGCGGAGGACCCCCTCGCGAACCTGCTCGCCCCGGGCTTCAGCGTCGTCACGTACGACCGCAGGGGCCGGGGCGGCAGCGGCGACACCGTCCCCTACGCGGTGGCGCGCGAGGTGGAGGACCTGGCGGCGCTGATCGAGGAGGTCGGCGGCAGCGCCTGCCTGTACGGGATGTCCTCGGGCGGCGCTCTGGTTCTGCGCGCTGCGGCGGCCGGACTGAGCGTGCCGCGCATCGCCGTGTACGAGCCGCCGTTCACGGTCCTGGCGGACACCCGCGCCGAGAAGGCCGCGTACACGGAGCGTCTGAAGACACTCCTGGACGAGGAGCGCAGGGGCGAGGCGGTGGAGCTGTTCCTGTCCGTCGTCGGGATGCCGAGGGAGTTCGTCGCGCAGATGAAGCGCGCACCGGTGTGGCGCTCCTTCGAGTCCCTCGCGCCGACACTGGCGTACGACGACGCCGTGATGGGTGACGGAACGGTGCCGGTGGAGCGTCTGAGCGCCCTGACGCAACCGGTGCTGGTGGTGTCGGGGGACGCCAGCCCCGGCGTCATGCGGGACGCGGCCCGCCGGACCACGGAGGCGGTGCCCGACGGCCGCCACGTCTCGCTGCCTCGGCAGACGCACGACGTCGACCCCAGGAAACTCGCACCTGTGCTGGAGGAGTTCTTCACCGCCGCCTGA